One Tenrec ecaudatus isolate mTenEca1 chromosome 12, mTenEca1.hap1, whole genome shotgun sequence DNA segment encodes these proteins:
- the MSRB1 gene encoding methionine-R-sulfoxide reductase B1, giving the protein MSFCSFSGSEVFQNHFEPGVYVCAKCGYELFSSCSKYEHSSPWPAFTETIHDDSVAKRPERNQPDAFKVSCGKCGHGLGHEFLNDGPKRGQSRFUIFSSSLKFIPKDNKSASQGK; this is encoded by the exons ATGTCTTTCTGCAGCTTCTCCGGGAGCGAGGTTTTCCAGAATCACTTTGAACCCG GTGTCTACGTGTGTGCCAAGTGCGGCTACGAGCTGTTCTCCAGCTGCTCCAAGTACGAGCACTCGTCGCCGTGGCCAGCCTTCACGGAGACCATCCACGATGACAGCGTGGCCAAGCGGCCCGAGCGCAATCAGCCTGATGCCTTTAAG GTGTCCTGCGGTAAATGCGGCCATGGACTTGGCCACGAGTTTCTCAATGATGGCCCCAAGCGGGGGCAGTCCCGCTTCTGaatattcagcagctccctgaagtTTATCCCTAAAG ACAACAAATCTGCCTCCCAGGGGAAGTAA